The following are encoded in a window of Cyprinus carpio isolate SPL01 chromosome B18, ASM1834038v1, whole genome shotgun sequence genomic DNA:
- the LOC109112370 gene encoding PR domain zinc finger protein 10 isoform X2 — protein MEAKQESSPVWSTAPNSDTGNTPQVHFETSAVAQIVYSGEQSDRAQQQVVYAADGSSYTSVESAEHTLVYIHPADGTQAVFTDQPQVAYIQQDGTTQQVTVLLPSGQNMNTANLHVLSNVADGPQAILEPVTQSQLAVTNAALPNMPEASSSPLGATDSTVDSEDEEEDNDSDDSEMDDWELRTPQPFTPQNLWCEDCNNANPGACLKHGPLHPILSRPVMSKARASLPLVLYIDRFLGGVFTKRRIPKRTQFGPIEGPLVPQSQLQDTHIHLKLYMLDPEKEGERAEDLWFDLTDEERCNWMMFVRPAQNHLEQNLVAYQYGSDIFYTTIKNIQPKQELKVWYAASYAEFVNQKVHDVTDEERKVLREQEKNWPCYECNRRFMSSEQLQQHLNMHDDKLNLIQRPKGRGRGRGRKRFGAARRPGRRTKFICPQTPVESADKTQDLLASVDKLPFEERTDGALNGLKVVEMAAESMETEMEEGLDTPATPIEALQEEGDSVTPPPTTEVPGSAKEDLSQTSPEDPHLTPQDMRRARRIRNAALQHLFIRKSFRPFKCSQCGKAFRDKDKLDQHMRYHGRDGCRHMCHQCGKGFLSNAALEDHLQLHSDQRTYSCLFCAESYDRLDLLKAHVEVHLVNGCFSCPSCKKTFTDFIQVKKHVRSFHSEKIFQCSECEKAFCRPDKLRLHMLRHSDRKDFLCSTCGKQFKRKDKLREHMQRMHNPEREAKKADRIHRTKALKQKEPTTDFESFMFKCRLCMMGFRRRGMLVNHLSKRHPEMRLEEVPELTLPIIKPNRDYFCQYCDKVYKSASKRKAHILKNHPGAELPPSIRKLRPAGPGEPDPMLSTHTQLTGTIATAPVCCPHCAKQYSSKTKMVQHIRKKHPEYQYTSSSSIQAPLAATVISSTPAVITTDGATAEAVVTTDLLTQAMTELSQTLTTDYRTAQGDFQRIQYIPVSQAGGGLSQPQHIQLQVVQVAPASSPHSQHSTVDVSQLHDPHSYSQHSIQVQHIQVAEPTGTVQANAQVSAQPLSPSSQQAAQELSTAQLTPVTLAQGQTLQTSTNQTQGAAQHAYLPSTWNYRSYPSEIQMMALPHTQYVIAEASTPVTAAVNSSQVKTTHYVISEGQTELDGKQLSVPSTAAQVHPDPLEQPAVSQQTTTQYIITTTTNGTGASEVHITKP, from the exons ATGGAGGCCAAGCAGGAGTCCTCACCTGTGTGGAGTACAGCACCCAACAGTGACACTGGAAATACACCTCAG GTGCATTTTGAGACCAGTGCGGTGGCTCAGATCGTGTACAGTGGAGAGCAGTCTGACCGCGCTCAGCAGCAGGTTGTCTATGCTGCAGACGGAAGCTCCTACACCTCCGTCGAGTCGGCCGAACACACACTGGTGTACATACACCCAGCCGACGGAACGCAG GCGGTGTTTACAGATCAGCCCCAAGTGGCCTACATTCAGCAAGATGGCACAACACAACAG GTGACTGTCTTGCTACCCAGCGGTCAGAACATGAACACTGCAAATCTGCACGTACTGAGTAATGTAGCTGATGGCCCACAGGCGATCCTGGAACCTGTGACACAG AGCCAACTTGCTGTGACTAATGCAGCCCTTCCCAACATGCCGGAGGCCTCGTCGAGTCCCCTGGGGGCCACCGATTCTACTGTGGATTCAGAGGATGAGGAAGAAGACAACGATAGTGACGATTCTGAAATGGACGACTGGGAACTCAGGACGCCCCAGCCGTTCACCCCTCAGAACCTCT GGTGTGAAGACTGTAATAATGCTAATCCTGGAGCATGTCTAAAACACGGCCCTCTGCACCCCATCCTCAGCCGCCCTGTGATGTCCAAGGCTCGGGCCAGTCTTCCTCTCGTCCTGTATATCGACCGCTTCCTGGGCGGAGTCTTTACCAAGAGGCGTATCCCCAAACGCACACAGTTCGGTCCTATAGAGGGGCCACTGGTGCCACAGAGCCAACTGCAGGACACGCACATCCACCTGAAA TTATACATGCTAGACCCAGAAAAAGAAGGCGAGAGGGCAGAGGACCTCTGGTTTGACCTGACCGATGAAGAGCGATGTAACTGGATGATGTTTGTCCGGCCGGCCCAGAATCACCTGGAGCAGAACCTGGTGGCTTATCAATACGGGTCGGACATTTTTTACACCACCATTAAGAACATACAGCCCAAACAGGAGCTTAAG GTGTGGTACGCTGCATCATATGCCGAGTTTGTCAACCAGAAAGTTCATGATGTCACAGATGAAGAGAGAAAAG TTTTACGTGAGCAGGAGAAGAACTGGCCGTGCTATGAGTGTAACAGACGGTTCATGAGCTCAGAGCAGCTTCAGCAGCACTTAAACATGCACGACGACAAGCTGAACCTCATCCAAAG GCCAAAGGGCCGCGGCCGAGGACGGGGCAGGAAACGATTCGGTGCTGCAAGGCGACCAGGACGACGTACGAAATTCATCTGTCCACAGACTCCTGTTGAGAGTGCTGACAAAACACAG GATCTTTTAGCATCTGTAGATAAACTACCATTTGAGGAGCGAACGGACGGAGCTCTTAATGGGCTGAAGGTGGTGGAAATGGCAGCTGAATCGATGGAGACCGAGATGGAAGAAGGGCTTGATACCCCAGCAACCCCCATCGAGGCACTGCAAGAGGAGGGGGATTCGGTCACCCCACCTCCAACCACAGAAGTCCCAGGGTCTGCCAAAGAGGACCTGTCTCAGACAAGTCCCGAAGACCCCCACCTCACACCGCAGGACATGAGGAGGGCGAGGAGGATTAGG AATGCCGCTCTCCAGCATCTATTCATCCGTAAGTCCTTTCGACCCTTTAAATGTTCTCAGTGCGGGAAAGCCTTTCGAGATAAAGACAAGCTGGACCAGCACATGCGATACCACGGGCGGGACGGCTGCCGTCACATGTGCCATCAGTGCGGTAAGGGCTTCCTGTCGAACGCTGCGCTTGAGGATCACCTGCAGTTGCACTCTGATCAGCGCACCTACTCCTGCCTCTTCTGCGCCGAGTCCTATGACAGATTGGACCTGCTCAAAGCGCATGTGGAGGTTCACCTGGTCAACGGCTGCTTTTCCTGTCCTTCCTGCAAGAAAACCTTCACAGACTTCATACAG GTTAAGAAACATGTGAGAAGTTTCCACTCAGAGAAGATCTTCCAGTGTTCGGAGTGTGAAAAAGCCTTCTGCAGGCCTGATAAACTACGACTCCACATGCTTCGCCACTCTGACCGCAAGGACTTCCTGTGCTCCACCTGTGGAAAACAGTTTAAG AGGAAGGATAAACTACGGGAGCACATGCAGAGGATGCACAACCCTGAACGCGAGGCCAAAAAGGCGGACCGCATCCATCGCACCAAAGCTCTGAAACAGAAGGAGCCCACCACTGACTTTGAGAGCTTCATGTTTAAATGCAGACTCTGTATGATGGGCTTCAGGAGACGAGGGATGCtg GTGAATCACCTTTCTAAACGACATCCTGAGATGCGATTGGAGGAGGTTCCTGAGCTGACGCTGCCCATCATTAAACCCAACAGAGATTACTTTTGCCAGTACTGTGATAAG GTGTATAAAAGTGCCAGTAAGAGGAAGGCCCACATTTTGAAGAACCACCCCGGGGCAGAATTGCCCCCCAGCATCCGGAAGCTGCGTCCGGCCGGGCCGGGAGAGCCTGACCCCATGCTGAGCACACACACGCAGCTGACCGGCACCATCGCTACTGCACCAGTGTGCTGCCCACACTGTGCCAAACAGTACAGCAGCAAG ACAAAGATGGTTCAGCACATCCGTAAGAAGCATCCGGAGTATCAgtacaccagcagcagcagcatccagGCACCACTGGCCGCTACCGTCATCAGCAGCACTCCCGCTGTCATCACAACAGACGGCGCTACTGCAGAGGCCGTGGTG ACGACCGATCTGTTGACCCAGGCCATGACAGAGCTGTCCCAGACCCTGACCACAGACTACCGCACAGCACAAGGGGATTTCCAGAGGATCCAGTACATCCCAGTGTCTCAGGCAGGAGGAGGCCTGTCACAGCCACAGCACATACAGCTGCAGGTGGTGCAGGTGGCTCCG GCGTCCTCTCCTCACTCTCAGCACTCTACAGTAGATGTGAGCCAGTTACACGACCCTCACAGTTACAGTCAGCACTCTATTCAGGTTCAGCACATCCAGGTGGCTGAGCCCACGGGGACGGTGCAGGCCAATGCACAG GTTTCAGCTCAGCCTCTAAGTCCTTCCTCTCAGCAAGCGGCTCAGGAGCTCAGCACCGCCCAGCTGACCCCTGTGACCCTTGCTCAGGGCCAGACTCTACAGACGTCCACCAATCAGACGCAAGGTGCTGCACAGCATGCGTACCTACCCAGCACCTGGAACTACAGGAGTTATC CATCCGAGATCCAGATGATGGCTCTTCCTCATACTCAGTATGTGATAGCAGAGGCCAGCACCCCCGTCACTGCGGCCGTCAACAGCAGTCAGGTCAAAACG ACACATTATGTGATCTCAGAGGGACAGACGGAGCTGGATGGTAAGCAGCTGAGCGTCCCGTCCACCGCAGCGCAGGTTCACCCCGACCCACTGGAGCAGCCGGCCGTCAGTCAGCAGACCACTACGCAGtacatcatcaccaccaccaccaacggGACAGGGGCCAGTGAAGTTCACATCACCAAACCCTGA
- the LOC109112370 gene encoding PR domain zinc finger protein 10 isoform X1, which yields MEAKQESSPVWSTAPNSDTGNTPQVHFETSAVAQIVYSGEQSDRAQQQVVYAADGSSYTSVESAEHTLVYIHPADGTQAVFTDQPQVAYIQQDGTTQQVTVLLPSGQNMNTANLHVLSNVADGPQAILEPVTQSQLAVTNAALPNMPEASSSPLGATDSTVDSEDEEEDNDSDDSEMDDWELRTPQPFTPQNLWCEDCNNANPGACLKHGPLHPILSRPVMSKARASLPLVLYIDRFLGGVFTKRRIPKRTQFGPIEGPLVPQSQLQDTHIHLKLYMLDPEKEGERAEDLWFDLTDEERCNWMMFVRPAQNHLEQNLVAYQYGSDIFYTTIKNIQPKQELKVWYAASYAEFVNQKVHDVTDEERKVLREQEKNWPCYECNRRFMSSEQLQQHLNMHDDKLNLIQRPKGRGRGRGRKRFGAARRPGRRTKFICPQTPVESADKTQDLLASVDKLPFEERTDGALNGLKVVEMAAESMETEMEEGLDTPATPIEALQEEGDSVTPPPTTEVPGSAKEDLSQTSPEDPHLTPQDMRRARRIRVDLQNAALQHLFIRKSFRPFKCSQCGKAFRDKDKLDQHMRYHGRDGCRHMCHQCGKGFLSNAALEDHLQLHSDQRTYSCLFCAESYDRLDLLKAHVEVHLVNGCFSCPSCKKTFTDFIQVKKHVRSFHSEKIFQCSECEKAFCRPDKLRLHMLRHSDRKDFLCSTCGKQFKRKDKLREHMQRMHNPEREAKKADRIHRTKALKQKEPTTDFESFMFKCRLCMMGFRRRGMLVNHLSKRHPEMRLEEVPELTLPIIKPNRDYFCQYCDKVYKSASKRKAHILKNHPGAELPPSIRKLRPAGPGEPDPMLSTHTQLTGTIATAPVCCPHCAKQYSSKTKMVQHIRKKHPEYQYTSSSSIQAPLAATVISSTPAVITTDGATAEAVVTTDLLTQAMTELSQTLTTDYRTAQGDFQRIQYIPVSQAGGGLSQPQHIQLQVVQVAPASSPHSQHSTVDVSQLHDPHSYSQHSIQVQHIQVAEPTGTVQANAQVSAQPLSPSSQQAAQELSTAQLTPVTLAQGQTLQTSTNQTQGAAQHAYLPSTWNYRSYPSEIQMMALPHTQYVIAEASTPVTAAVNSSQVKTTHYVISEGQTELDGKQLSVPSTAAQVHPDPLEQPAVSQQTTTQYIITTTTNGTGASEVHITKP from the exons ATGGAGGCCAAGCAGGAGTCCTCACCTGTGTGGAGTACAGCACCCAACAGTGACACTGGAAATACACCTCAG GTGCATTTTGAGACCAGTGCGGTGGCTCAGATCGTGTACAGTGGAGAGCAGTCTGACCGCGCTCAGCAGCAGGTTGTCTATGCTGCAGACGGAAGCTCCTACACCTCCGTCGAGTCGGCCGAACACACACTGGTGTACATACACCCAGCCGACGGAACGCAG GCGGTGTTTACAGATCAGCCCCAAGTGGCCTACATTCAGCAAGATGGCACAACACAACAG GTGACTGTCTTGCTACCCAGCGGTCAGAACATGAACACTGCAAATCTGCACGTACTGAGTAATGTAGCTGATGGCCCACAGGCGATCCTGGAACCTGTGACACAG AGCCAACTTGCTGTGACTAATGCAGCCCTTCCCAACATGCCGGAGGCCTCGTCGAGTCCCCTGGGGGCCACCGATTCTACTGTGGATTCAGAGGATGAGGAAGAAGACAACGATAGTGACGATTCTGAAATGGACGACTGGGAACTCAGGACGCCCCAGCCGTTCACCCCTCAGAACCTCT GGTGTGAAGACTGTAATAATGCTAATCCTGGAGCATGTCTAAAACACGGCCCTCTGCACCCCATCCTCAGCCGCCCTGTGATGTCCAAGGCTCGGGCCAGTCTTCCTCTCGTCCTGTATATCGACCGCTTCCTGGGCGGAGTCTTTACCAAGAGGCGTATCCCCAAACGCACACAGTTCGGTCCTATAGAGGGGCCACTGGTGCCACAGAGCCAACTGCAGGACACGCACATCCACCTGAAA TTATACATGCTAGACCCAGAAAAAGAAGGCGAGAGGGCAGAGGACCTCTGGTTTGACCTGACCGATGAAGAGCGATGTAACTGGATGATGTTTGTCCGGCCGGCCCAGAATCACCTGGAGCAGAACCTGGTGGCTTATCAATACGGGTCGGACATTTTTTACACCACCATTAAGAACATACAGCCCAAACAGGAGCTTAAG GTGTGGTACGCTGCATCATATGCCGAGTTTGTCAACCAGAAAGTTCATGATGTCACAGATGAAGAGAGAAAAG TTTTACGTGAGCAGGAGAAGAACTGGCCGTGCTATGAGTGTAACAGACGGTTCATGAGCTCAGAGCAGCTTCAGCAGCACTTAAACATGCACGACGACAAGCTGAACCTCATCCAAAG GCCAAAGGGCCGCGGCCGAGGACGGGGCAGGAAACGATTCGGTGCTGCAAGGCGACCAGGACGACGTACGAAATTCATCTGTCCACAGACTCCTGTTGAGAGTGCTGACAAAACACAG GATCTTTTAGCATCTGTAGATAAACTACCATTTGAGGAGCGAACGGACGGAGCTCTTAATGGGCTGAAGGTGGTGGAAATGGCAGCTGAATCGATGGAGACCGAGATGGAAGAAGGGCTTGATACCCCAGCAACCCCCATCGAGGCACTGCAAGAGGAGGGGGATTCGGTCACCCCACCTCCAACCACAGAAGTCCCAGGGTCTGCCAAAGAGGACCTGTCTCAGACAAGTCCCGAAGACCCCCACCTCACACCGCAGGACATGAGGAGGGCGAGGAGGATTAGG GTGGACTTGCAG AATGCCGCTCTCCAGCATCTATTCATCCGTAAGTCCTTTCGACCCTTTAAATGTTCTCAGTGCGGGAAAGCCTTTCGAGATAAAGACAAGCTGGACCAGCACATGCGATACCACGGGCGGGACGGCTGCCGTCACATGTGCCATCAGTGCGGTAAGGGCTTCCTGTCGAACGCTGCGCTTGAGGATCACCTGCAGTTGCACTCTGATCAGCGCACCTACTCCTGCCTCTTCTGCGCCGAGTCCTATGACAGATTGGACCTGCTCAAAGCGCATGTGGAGGTTCACCTGGTCAACGGCTGCTTTTCCTGTCCTTCCTGCAAGAAAACCTTCACAGACTTCATACAG GTTAAGAAACATGTGAGAAGTTTCCACTCAGAGAAGATCTTCCAGTGTTCGGAGTGTGAAAAAGCCTTCTGCAGGCCTGATAAACTACGACTCCACATGCTTCGCCACTCTGACCGCAAGGACTTCCTGTGCTCCACCTGTGGAAAACAGTTTAAG AGGAAGGATAAACTACGGGAGCACATGCAGAGGATGCACAACCCTGAACGCGAGGCCAAAAAGGCGGACCGCATCCATCGCACCAAAGCTCTGAAACAGAAGGAGCCCACCACTGACTTTGAGAGCTTCATGTTTAAATGCAGACTCTGTATGATGGGCTTCAGGAGACGAGGGATGCtg GTGAATCACCTTTCTAAACGACATCCTGAGATGCGATTGGAGGAGGTTCCTGAGCTGACGCTGCCCATCATTAAACCCAACAGAGATTACTTTTGCCAGTACTGTGATAAG GTGTATAAAAGTGCCAGTAAGAGGAAGGCCCACATTTTGAAGAACCACCCCGGGGCAGAATTGCCCCCCAGCATCCGGAAGCTGCGTCCGGCCGGGCCGGGAGAGCCTGACCCCATGCTGAGCACACACACGCAGCTGACCGGCACCATCGCTACTGCACCAGTGTGCTGCCCACACTGTGCCAAACAGTACAGCAGCAAG ACAAAGATGGTTCAGCACATCCGTAAGAAGCATCCGGAGTATCAgtacaccagcagcagcagcatccagGCACCACTGGCCGCTACCGTCATCAGCAGCACTCCCGCTGTCATCACAACAGACGGCGCTACTGCAGAGGCCGTGGTG ACGACCGATCTGTTGACCCAGGCCATGACAGAGCTGTCCCAGACCCTGACCACAGACTACCGCACAGCACAAGGGGATTTCCAGAGGATCCAGTACATCCCAGTGTCTCAGGCAGGAGGAGGCCTGTCACAGCCACAGCACATACAGCTGCAGGTGGTGCAGGTGGCTCCG GCGTCCTCTCCTCACTCTCAGCACTCTACAGTAGATGTGAGCCAGTTACACGACCCTCACAGTTACAGTCAGCACTCTATTCAGGTTCAGCACATCCAGGTGGCTGAGCCCACGGGGACGGTGCAGGCCAATGCACAG GTTTCAGCTCAGCCTCTAAGTCCTTCCTCTCAGCAAGCGGCTCAGGAGCTCAGCACCGCCCAGCTGACCCCTGTGACCCTTGCTCAGGGCCAGACTCTACAGACGTCCACCAATCAGACGCAAGGTGCTGCACAGCATGCGTACCTACCCAGCACCTGGAACTACAGGAGTTATC CATCCGAGATCCAGATGATGGCTCTTCCTCATACTCAGTATGTGATAGCAGAGGCCAGCACCCCCGTCACTGCGGCCGTCAACAGCAGTCAGGTCAAAACG ACACATTATGTGATCTCAGAGGGACAGACGGAGCTGGATGGTAAGCAGCTGAGCGTCCCGTCCACCGCAGCGCAGGTTCACCCCGACCCACTGGAGCAGCCGGCCGTCAGTCAGCAGACCACTACGCAGtacatcatcaccaccaccaccaacggGACAGGGGCCAGTGAAGTTCACATCACCAAACCCTGA
- the si:ch211-151h10.2 gene encoding uncharacterized protein si:ch211-151h10.2 yields MPQLSAGYVWSCWEWSRTQGRGGEHGAVEEKQMISRELEERGGREWTWMRLHWRNWPRWSPCLALMCLVLLAESPLHPSVSLTEAVGRLLLAGLVCAAMGLYALAFQFPLRYEQKVKQHLPCNGEVIVRQTAENQQASISPQQDAGHLESQVSALAEGLAVSLLQEPLPDPSEPHIRGLLTRLEAVSRTLHRKSYEEETEEKEKCAIQDIRSYLRDRVSGLRSLLQVQRECDASVCAVQSGLQKRWALLEELHTRVTLRPDSTQEAHDPHTVLTDTESLFSELGQFKSKVQQCRTQLETNINLLQGLRSSHQHLNATFGATTDSVWTKELLQSNTDLFSEIHEDFMSLEQQTSNFVIHLRGLKASEEEKTKLSVNQSRLSLPAVPVYVAAQEASQIHSDPESDSESPGASQKTHSRMSPFHMLCGARRRRSSP; encoded by the exons ATGCCTCAGCTGAGCGCGGGATATGTGTGGAGCTGCTGGGAGTGGAGCAGGACTCAGGGCCGAGGAGGAGAGCATGGAGCAGTGGAGGAGAAACAGATGATCAGCCGAGAGCTGGAGGAGAGAGGTGGGCGAGAGTGGACATGGATGAG ACTGCATTGGAGAAACTGGCCGAGATGGAGTCCGTGTCTGGCTCTGATGTGCTTGGTTCTTCTGGCGGAGTCTCCTCTGCACCCCTCTGTCAGTCTGACTGAAGCCGTGGGTCGACTGCTCCTCGCTGGGCTGGTGTGTGCTGCTATGGGCCTCTATGCTCTAGCTTTCCAGTTCCCGCTCCGTTATGAACAGAAAGTAAAGCAG CATCTCCCATGCAATGGTGAAGTGATAGTGAGACAAACTGCTGAAAACCAGCAAGCCAG CATAAGTCCACAGCAGGACGCAGGTCATCTTGAATCCCAGGTCAGTGCTCTAGCGGAGGGTTTAGCGGTGTCCCTCCTGCAAGAGCCCCTGCCGGACCCCAGCGAGCCACACATACGAGGCCTCCTCACCAGACTAGAG GCAGTGTCTCGGACTCTCCACAGGAAGAGTTATGAGGAAGAAACCGAGGAAAAGGAGAAATGTGCTATTCAAGATATACGCTCTTACCTGAGGGACAG GGTGAGCGGTCTGCGCTCTCTGCTGCAGGTTCAGCGTGAGTGTGACGCGAGTGTGTGTGCGGTTCAGAGCGGGTTACAGAAGCGCTGGGCTCTGCTGGAGGAGTTACACACACGAGTGACTCTGAGGCCTGACAGCACCCAGGAAGCACACGACCCTCACACCGTCCTCACAGACACTGAG agCCTGTTCAGTGAGCTCGGTCAGTTCAAAAGCAAAGTCCAACAGTGCCGGACACAGCTGGAAACCAATATAAACCTTTTACAG GGACTTCGCAGCAGTCATCAGCATCTCAACGCGACTTTTGGTGCCACCACTGACTCTGTATGGACCAAAGAGTTATTACAGTCCAACACTGATCTG TTTTCTGAGATCCATGAGGATTTCATGTCTTTGGAACAGCAGACATCAAATTTTGTGATCCACTTGAGAGGCCTGAAGGCTTCTGAGGAGGAAAAGACAAAGTTATCTGTGAATCAGTCACGACTGTCTCTTCCCGCTGTCCCTGTGTACGTTGCTGCTCAGGAAGCATCGCAAATACATTCTGACCCAGAAAGTGACTCGGAGTCCCCAGGAGCCTCACAGAAGACCCACTCCAGAATGTCGCCCTTCCATATGCTCTGTGGGGCGAGGAGGAGGAGGTCATCGCCGTAG